A window from Dehalobacter sp. DCA encodes these proteins:
- a CDS encoding Crp/Fnr family transcriptional regulator, with amino-acid sequence MKYSPVEEFSRIYKLDNFSKTLIENGKELFFKKNTVIASPGDIMEGFYFVKEGRVIASEFSPKGNERIMCILEKSSIFLESNVLFDVPVFCYFKTTVDTTLIFLKKEVLLDLLAKDLNVTLFLLQSLTKKFYSNMNHIDELLYHDTEWGMCNLFLTLAENFGVEEDTKIKLNIKISQQFISNLLGINRITTLRNIKKLKELMLIEQTNGYYYIKDIQKLRDYQTMLQAQL; translated from the coding sequence ATGAAATACTCACCCGTTGAAGAATTCTCAAGAATTTACAAGCTTGATAATTTTTCTAAAACGCTGATTGAAAACGGCAAGGAGTTATTCTTCAAAAAAAATACAGTTATTGCCTCTCCTGGAGATATCATGGAAGGATTTTATTTTGTCAAAGAAGGCAGAGTCATTGCTTCGGAATTCTCTCCCAAAGGAAATGAACGGATCATGTGCATTCTTGAGAAGAGCAGTATTTTCTTAGAATCTAATGTCCTTTTTGATGTTCCGGTCTTTTGTTATTTTAAAACAACTGTGGATACCACGCTCATCTTTTTGAAAAAAGAAGTACTTTTGGATTTATTGGCAAAAGACTTAAATGTAACGCTTTTTCTCTTGCAATCCCTTACAAAGAAATTTTATTCCAATATGAATCATATTGATGAATTGCTCTATCACGATACAGAATGGGGGATGTGCAACCTTTTTTTAACATTAGCCGAAAATTTCGGAGTTGAAGAAGACACAAAAATCAAGTTAAATATTAAAATCAGCCAGCAGTTTATCAGCAATCTTCTTGGTATAAATCGAATAACGACATTAAGGAATATTAAAAAGTTAAAAGAATTAATGTTAATCGAGCAGACCAACGGGTATTACTATATCAAAGATATCCAGAAGTTAAGAGACTATCAGACGATGTTACAAGCCCAATTATAA
- a CDS encoding dehalogenase has protein sequence MATFLIFLAGVLFLAGILFIKPRAKREQMWKTVLNWGLYVIWYAITWMGISFIYINASVGHVKATSTAIFLFLGISVVLAIVLARLLGFITVGKTKKISTEQA, from the coding sequence ATGGCTACATTTTTAATCTTTCTCGCAGGCGTATTATTTTTGGCCGGAATTCTTTTTATTAAACCTCGTGCCAAACGGGAACAAATGTGGAAGACAGTTCTTAACTGGGGCTTGTATGTTATTTGGTACGCCATTACTTGGATGGGAATATCCTTTATTTACATCAATGCGTCCGTAGGACATGTTAAAGCAACAAGTACTGCAATATTCCTGTTTTTGGGAATATCCGTCGTACTTGCTATTGTTCTGGCACGTTTGTTGGGATTCATCACTGTAGGAAAAACAAAAAAAATCAGTACTGAACAGGCTTAA
- a CDS encoding helix-turn-helix domain-containing protein, producing the protein MNFKISHQFIGHLLGINRITSIKIIKKLKGMNYIEQIDGYYYIKDLNGLEQYQARQKIK; encoded by the coding sequence TTGAATTTCAAAATCAGTCACCAATTTATTGGCCATTTACTCGGGATCAATAGGATCACCAGCATCAAAATTATCAAAAAGCTTAAAGGTATGAATTATATTGAGCAAATTGACGGCTACTACTATATTAAGGATTTAAACGGACTAGAACAGTACCAGGCAAGACAAAAGATTAAATAA
- a CDS encoding IS3 family transposase (programmed frameshift) — MAYDKEYKELVVKRIINKETTIREMATELGVHYTTVRDWVRQYKQHGDESFPGKGKLRPEDEEIIKLRKELLDLKEENAILKKAGGLLREKSEIKKFKFIYEHRSVFRIAKMCQALNVSRSGYYAFLKRPPSARAERKAALLKTVTSLFYKYKRIYGATRITKELPQEQLACKTTVAKVMRENGLRSKVIKKYKATTNSRHNLPVAENILNREFTASRRNEKWVSDITYIATDEGWLYLAGILDLYDRSIVGWSMDSRMKTSLVISALRNAIGRKKPKEGLILHSDRGVQYASHNYQKLIQEKNFVCSMSRKGNCYDNAPMESFWGKLKTEWLNDMHFKTRDEARSAVFEYIELFYNRNRIHSSNDYIAPLKVHDAA, encoded by the exons ATGGCTTACGACAAAGAGTACAAAGAGTTGGTTGTCAAGAGGATCATAAACAAGGAAACAACGATCAGAGAAATGGCAACAGAGCTAGGCGTGCATTACACAACAGTGCGCGACTGGGTCAGACAATATAAGCAACATGGAGACGAGTCCTTCCCAGGCAAGGGCAAACTGCGTCCCGAGGATGAGGAGATCATAAAGCTCCGCAAAGAATTACTTGATCTTAAAGAGGAAAACGCAATCCTAAAAAAAGCGG GCGGCCTACTTCGCGAAAAATCAGAAATAAAGAAGTTCAAATTTATTTATGAACATCGCTCCGTATTTCGGATTGCGAAGATGTGTCAGGCCTTAAACGTATCAAGGAGCGGTTATTACGCTTTTCTAAAAAGACCGCCCAGCGCCAGAGCCGAAAGAAAAGCTGCGCTGCTGAAAACCGTTACAAGCCTCTTTTACAAATACAAGCGCATCTATGGTGCGACCAGAATAACCAAAGAGCTGCCTCAAGAGCAATTGGCCTGCAAGACAACAGTTGCCAAAGTGATGCGGGAGAACGGCCTTCGTTCAAAGGTGATTAAGAAATACAAAGCAACCACAAACTCACGTCACAACTTGCCAGTTGCTGAAAATATACTTAACCGTGAGTTCACTGCATCCCGTCGCAATGAAAAATGGGTTTCAGACATCACGTACATTGCTACGGATGAGGGCTGGCTCTATCTGGCAGGGATTCTGGATCTTTACGACCGTTCAATTGTCGGTTGGTCAATGGATAGCCGTATGAAAACGTCACTCGTGATATCGGCTCTAAGGAATGCCATCGGTCGCAAAAAACCTAAAGAAGGTCTCATTTTACATTCAGATCGTGGTGTACAGTATGCCAGTCATAACTACCAGAAACTAATCCAGGAAAAGAACTTTGTTTGCAGCATGAGCCGCAAAGGCAACTGTTATGACAATGCCCCAATGGAATCATTCTGGGGTAAGTTGAAAACAGAATGGCTTAATGACATGCATTTCAAGACCAGAGATGAAGCAAGATCAGCAGTATTTGAGTACATTGAGCTCTTTTACAATCGCAATCGCATTCATTCTTCCAACGATTACATAGCGCCATTAAAGGTGCATGATGCAGCATGA
- a CDS encoding YccF domain-containing protein, with the protein MNFIGNLIWLIFGGIIGAILWFVAGLVLCVTIVGIPFGLQCFKISLLVLWPFGKEVILGGFGVGGLLLNILWLIFLGWELAVHHLIIGLIFCITIVGIPFGLQHFKFAQLALIPFGAKIADK; encoded by the coding sequence ATGAACTTCATTGGCAATCTGATTTGGTTGATATTCGGCGGCATTATCGGAGCAATTCTGTGGTTTGTGGCGGGCTTGGTTTTATGTGTCACAATCGTCGGCATTCCTTTTGGCCTGCAGTGTTTTAAAATATCCCTGCTCGTTTTGTGGCCATTCGGCAAAGAAGTTATTCTTGGCGGCTTTGGGGTGGGGGGATTACTTTTAAATATTCTCTGGCTGATTTTTCTGGGATGGGAGCTGGCCGTACATCATTTAATTATCGGCCTTATTTTCTGCATCACCATCGTCGGCATTCCGTTTGGGCTCCAGCATTTTAAGTTTGCCCAGCTGGCTTTGATTCCCTTTGGGGCAAAAATCGCGGACAAATAA
- a CDS encoding reductive dehalogenase gives MDLGNEKTKSTTQESTKQEKALSQKFSRRGFLKTSIGIGAGAAGAALLGYDGSIANAAEVVQHDTMPVEISSDYQRYDQKKGVIFRAMMGDPAVKTSFETYFGKHMQTIPINTGEGYGRLEEAMVAGAWGVEDGLNGYHAPGFASQGLYEWKPSQVSGKVNPNQYKFESPEAASEAVKRAAKFFGASLVGITPYDERWVFSKVFDMQKLDSVPNVFPFQPTNAIILALEMDYQAFEAAPTSLELAATGNIYSNMGVLVNKLSHFIRSLGYQTIPCGNDTALSVPMAIQAGLGELSRIGILITPEFGPRQRLCKIFTDLPLAVDKPITFGVKEFCMNCKKCTDACPSQAISHDKEPSFVAATPSTNAGVKRWALNADKCLKQWGEAGTDCGVCIKVCPYNKPNEWHHDFVKLGTRTPARPVLRFFDDLFGYGKATVTEAIKEFWKK, from the coding sequence ATGGATTTGGGTAACGAAAAAACTAAAAGCACAACGCAAGAAAGTACAAAACAAGAAAAGGCCTTGTCCCAAAAATTTAGCAGACGGGGTTTCTTAAAAACCTCAATCGGAATAGGGGCCGGGGCTGCAGGTGCAGCTTTGTTGGGTTACGACGGCAGCATAGCCAATGCTGCAGAGGTCGTACAGCATGATACAATGCCGGTAGAAATTTCCAGTGATTACCAGCGTTATGATCAGAAAAAAGGTGTTATTTTTCGCGCTATGATGGGAGATCCTGCAGTCAAGACTTCATTTGAGACGTATTTCGGAAAGCATATGCAAACGATACCGATAAACACCGGCGAGGGCTATGGCAGACTTGAAGAAGCGATGGTAGCGGGCGCCTGGGGTGTAGAAGACGGTCTCAATGGTTATCATGCACCGGGTTTTGCCAGTCAGGGACTCTATGAATGGAAGCCCTCACAAGTTAGTGGCAAAGTGAATCCTAATCAATATAAATTTGAGAGCCCAGAAGCAGCAAGTGAAGCTGTCAAAAGGGCTGCAAAATTCTTTGGTGCAAGCCTGGTTGGGATTACTCCGTATGACGAAAGATGGGTATTTTCAAAAGTATTTGATATGCAAAAGCTGGACAGCGTTCCGAATGTGTTCCCGTTTCAACCTACTAATGCAATTATACTGGCACTAGAAATGGATTACCAAGCTTTTGAAGCTGCTCCCACTTCTCTTGAACTAGCTGCTACCGGAAATATTTATTCCAATATGGGTGTTCTGGTCAATAAGCTCTCTCATTTTATTAGAAGTTTGGGTTACCAAACCATACCTTGCGGCAATGATACTGCTTTAAGTGTTCCTATGGCGATTCAAGCGGGACTGGGAGAACTCAGCAGGATAGGTATTCTTATCACTCCGGAATTTGGACCGAGACAGCGTTTATGCAAAATATTTACCGATTTGCCTTTGGCGGTTGACAAGCCGATTACTTTTGGGGTTAAAGAATTTTGCATGAACTGCAAGAAATGTACAGATGCTTGTCCTTCTCAAGCAATATCCCATGACAAAGAACCAAGTTTTGTAGCGGCAACACCTTCCACCAATGCTGGTGTGAAAAGATGGGCTCTCAATGCTGATAAATGTTTGAAACAGTGGGGAGAGGCCGGAACTGACTGCGGAGTCTGTATTAAAGTATGTCCTTACAACAAACCGAATGAATGGCATCATGACTTCGTGAAATTGGGGACGAGAACACCTGCAAGACCCGTCCTTAGGTTCTTTGACGATTTGTTTGGATATGGAAAAGCAACGGTTACCGAAGCAATAAAAGAATTTTGGAAAAAATAA
- a CDS encoding reductive dehalogenase, with product MDNEQGKKFQINRRSFLRAGAAATVLGVVGALKAPAKIAKATDGNILYIDPNKVASSSGSNGLQYTPAPKGQWSKLHPVHDLGSAKINYVENNNEWLGTTQIVGKIKNFNEADSGWFLDARGILGDKAQRAFAYLTTRYPLINALNFGSFFVASDDAVYGKPILQKLEIPDPEQMSQHIKDLAYFLRVDDVGIGKMPEYAYYSDHIIDVLGLYSKPVEQCTRPVEKSEYLPYVITFIIDQGMETMLASTGFDSISGSMSYKCYHSNACTSVVLAAYIRNLGYNARACHAMNSYLPFPPALIASGLGELSRTGDSSIHPKWGFRHKASAVLTDLPLAPDKPIDFGLLDFCRVCKKCADNCPAQAISQDADPVEYNGYLRWNSDMRKCAAFRAENEEGNCCGVCMKVCPWNSKEDSWFHQAGTWIGSHGESSAKLLKSIDDMFGYGTEQLLQYKWWLEWPEMNKIPPKLPF from the coding sequence ATGGATAACGAACAAGGGAAAAAGTTTCAGATCAACCGAAGAAGTTTTTTAAGAGCTGGCGCTGCAGCCACAGTCCTAGGGGTCGTTGGTGCACTGAAAGCCCCTGCCAAGATAGCAAAAGCGACGGATGGTAATATTCTGTATATTGACCCAAACAAGGTTGCAAGTTCAAGTGGCAGTAACGGTTTGCAGTATACTCCGGCACCGAAGGGACAATGGTCTAAACTGCATCCAGTGCATGATCTGGGCAGTGCTAAAATAAACTATGTGGAAAATAACAACGAGTGGTTGGGAACTACTCAAATAGTTGGAAAGATTAAAAATTTCAATGAGGCGGATAGTGGGTGGTTCCTGGATGCAAGAGGTATACTCGGGGACAAGGCACAACGGGCGTTCGCGTACTTAACGACAAGGTATCCGTTGATTAATGCCCTTAACTTTGGGTCATTTTTCGTTGCTTCGGACGATGCTGTTTATGGGAAGCCTATCCTGCAGAAGTTGGAGATTCCCGATCCTGAGCAGATGTCGCAACATATTAAAGATCTTGCCTATTTTCTGCGGGTAGATGATGTGGGTATTGGTAAGATGCCGGAATATGCATACTACTCTGACCATATCATAGACGTTTTAGGTTTGTATTCAAAACCTGTAGAACAATGTACCCGTCCGGTGGAGAAGAGTGAATACCTACCTTACGTAATCACGTTTATTATTGACCAAGGTATGGAGACTATGTTAGCCAGCACTGGGTTTGACTCAATAAGTGGTTCGATGTCCTACAAGTGTTATCACTCAAACGCATGTACTTCCGTCGTCCTGGCTGCATACATCCGGAACCTTGGTTATAATGCCAGGGCATGCCATGCTATGAATTCCTATCTTCCATTCCCGCCTGCTCTTATTGCATCAGGGTTGGGAGAGTTATCCCGTACCGGTGACAGTTCAATTCATCCCAAGTGGGGATTCCGTCATAAAGCTTCTGCCGTTCTTACGGATTTGCCGCTTGCTCCCGATAAGCCAATTGATTTTGGGTTGCTGGATTTCTGCAGAGTATGTAAAAAGTGTGCAGATAACTGTCCGGCCCAAGCAATCTCACAAGATGCTGATCCTGTGGAATATAACGGATACTTGCGCTGGAACAGCGATATGAGAAAGTGCGCTGCCTTCCGGGCGGAAAATGAAGAAGGTAATTGCTGTGGAGTATGCATGAAGGTCTGCCCTTGGAACTCCAAGGAGGATTCCTGGTTCCATCAGGCCGGAACTTGGATTGGTAGCCACGGTGAATCATCAGCGAAATTACTTAAATCGATTGACGATATGTTTGGCTATGGCACAGAACAGCTCTTACAATATAAATGGTGGCTAGAGTGGCCGGAAATGAACAAAATTCCACCTAAATTGCCATTCTAG
- a CDS encoding 4Fe-4S binding protein: protein MKNTANKMIVFAAAVVFLLTLGLSWTHTDNDMIPFMNQVFPEAQSFQKIASSPVIYEGRIQGKNGEEEKIGYVVIEQAVAYGGPIKMVTGIDLKGKIVGTVIAAHKDTPSFIDKVIEQKYLEKFIGKDITDPLSINKDIDRISGATFSTRGIAKAVSQGSHAVARSEFGLNVKDEVEPSKFGSKEIAVIALVILMVIGVAFKQKKLRWLVLLGSLVIIGFQYNTPISLANITGLLMGNFPSVRENLVWYILLIGIPVITFILGKNVYCFWLCPFGALQEITAKVGGGKFKCCNKRIEAKAAKIRYILIYLALIGAFLTKTPSFAGYEPFATLFGRQGFGIQWLILPVVIFSSFFISRFWCRFFCPGLILNEIILRPRKYIMGILEKGIFKKAKLKKVPGIEGIKGIGIEARSANELNNIEVKE, encoded by the coding sequence ATGAAAAACACAGCAAATAAAATGATTGTATTTGCAGCAGCAGTTGTATTCCTCCTAACGTTAGGTTTGAGTTGGACTCATACAGATAATGATATGATACCTTTTATGAATCAAGTTTTTCCGGAAGCGCAATCTTTTCAAAAGATTGCGTCTTCCCCTGTTATTTATGAAGGAAGAATCCAAGGGAAAAACGGTGAGGAAGAAAAAATAGGCTACGTCGTAATCGAGCAAGCAGTTGCTTATGGCGGTCCGATTAAAATGGTCACCGGAATCGATCTTAAAGGAAAAATTGTAGGGACGGTTATTGCCGCCCATAAGGATACGCCATCCTTTATCGATAAGGTCATTGAACAGAAATACCTGGAGAAATTCATCGGCAAAGATATCACGGATCCCTTGTCCATTAACAAGGATATCGACCGGATATCGGGCGCAACCTTTTCTACAAGGGGGATAGCCAAAGCGGTTTCCCAGGGAAGTCATGCCGTAGCCAGGAGCGAGTTCGGGCTGAATGTTAAGGATGAAGTGGAACCGTCTAAGTTCGGATCCAAGGAAATTGCCGTCATAGCGTTGGTCATCCTGATGGTGATTGGCGTGGCATTCAAACAAAAAAAATTACGCTGGCTTGTCCTTTTAGGAAGTTTAGTCATCATTGGTTTCCAATATAATACGCCCATTTCGCTTGCAAATATTACCGGACTTCTCATGGGGAATTTCCCGTCTGTTCGTGAAAACCTCGTTTGGTATATCCTCTTAATCGGAATCCCGGTGATCACCTTTATCTTAGGAAAGAATGTTTACTGCTTCTGGCTTTGTCCGTTTGGCGCTTTGCAGGAAATAACTGCAAAAGTAGGCGGCGGTAAATTCAAATGCTGCAATAAAAGGATCGAAGCAAAAGCGGCTAAAATAAGATATATACTCATCTACCTGGCACTGATAGGGGCATTTCTAACAAAGACACCGAGTTTTGCCGGTTATGAACCATTTGCTACTTTATTTGGACGGCAGGGATTCGGTATCCAGTGGCTTATTTTGCCGGTCGTGATTTTTAGTTCTTTCTTCATCAGCAGGTTCTGGTGCAGGTTCTTCTGTCCAGGCTTGATACTCAATGAGATCATTTTACGTCCCAGGAAATATATTATGGGGATTTTAGAAAAAGGAATCTTTAAAAAAGCAAAATTGAAAAAGGTTCCGGGAATAGAAGGAATCAAAGGGATAGGAATCGAAGCAAGATCTGCAAATGAATTGAATAACATCGAGGTAAAAGAATGA
- a CDS encoding IS5 family transposase, giving the protein MYKPTEQQITFPHEFFLPFGGNLNPDNKWCKLALMIPWAEVEKKYARSFPVSRGQKAYSVRLALGSLIIQNVKSLSDRDTVEEITENPYMQYFIGLSAFVDKPPFNHSLMTHFRKRLDKDIINEINEITSRLAGEHEYPENPDDPDDSDGSDDTPPSDGEDSDDTGQEEKTNEEPSETKNSGKLILDATCTPADIHYPTDIWLLNTTRQALEEIIDVLHAPHAGILKKPRSYRRNARKSYLNIDKKKHKTAKMIRKGIGGQLRYIRRDLKNIKTLAEKSSLTLLTKRQYRNLLVSQEIYWQQLEMYKQGKHSVEDRIVSLHMPFVRPIVRGKSNADVEFGAKLAISVVNGFSYMESLSFDAFNESKTLMQSVENYYQRYGFYPEAVMADKIYRNRDNLNYCKKLGIRLSGPPLGRPAKDQELLREQKKQERLDAGIRNAVEGKFGEGKRFYGLGRIMARLKETSETVIAMQLLVMNLERRLRILILNFIRENFGLIRLAY; this is encoded by the coding sequence ATGTACAAACCTACCGAACAGCAGATTACATTTCCGCACGAATTCTTTCTGCCTTTTGGCGGGAACTTAAACCCGGACAATAAATGGTGTAAGCTCGCATTAATGATCCCCTGGGCCGAAGTTGAGAAGAAGTATGCCAGAAGTTTTCCTGTCAGTCGCGGACAAAAAGCCTATTCGGTGCGTTTGGCACTCGGATCTCTGATCATTCAAAATGTGAAATCATTATCTGACCGTGACACGGTCGAAGAGATCACAGAAAATCCGTACATGCAATATTTCATTGGCCTAAGTGCATTTGTAGATAAACCGCCATTCAATCATTCACTCATGACCCATTTCCGCAAACGTTTGGACAAGGATATTATCAACGAAATCAACGAGATTACTAGCAGACTAGCCGGAGAACATGAATATCCAGAAAACCCAGATGACCCAGATGACTCAGATGGCTCAGACGACACCCCTCCTTCTGATGGTGAAGACTCTGATGATACAGGACAAGAAGAGAAAACGAATGAAGAACCTTCAGAAACCAAGAACTCAGGCAAGCTGATCCTGGATGCAACCTGCACCCCTGCGGATATTCACTATCCTACAGATATCTGGCTTTTGAACACAACCCGGCAGGCTTTGGAAGAAATCATTGATGTACTGCATGCACCGCATGCCGGGATTCTCAAGAAACCCAGATCCTACCGTCGCAATGCACGCAAAAGCTATCTGAACATTGATAAAAAGAAACATAAGACTGCTAAGATGATCCGCAAAGGAATCGGAGGACAGCTGCGATATATTCGACGGGATCTGAAAAACATTAAGACTCTTGCTGAAAAAAGTTCGCTGACTCTCTTAACTAAACGCCAATACCGCAATCTGCTCGTCAGTCAAGAAATCTACTGGCAACAGCTGGAAATGTACAAACAGGGTAAACATTCGGTAGAAGATCGCATCGTCAGCCTGCATATGCCTTTTGTCAGACCCATAGTACGAGGCAAGTCAAACGCAGATGTAGAATTTGGAGCTAAGCTTGCCATCAGTGTTGTGAACGGATTCAGTTATATGGAGAGCTTGAGCTTTGACGCTTTCAATGAAAGCAAGACACTCATGCAATCGGTTGAAAACTACTACCAAAGGTATGGTTTTTATCCAGAAGCCGTGATGGCAGACAAGATCTACCGGAACAGAGATAACCTTAACTACTGCAAGAAACTGGGCATTCGATTGAGCGGTCCACCGCTCGGCAGACCAGCCAAAGATCAGGAACTATTAAGAGAACAAAAGAAACAAGAACGGCTGGATGCTGGAATACGAAACGCTGTTGAAGGAAAATTCGGAGAAGGTAAGCGGTTTTATGGGCTCGGACGTATCATGGCACGTCTCAAAGAAACCAGTGAGACTGTTATCGCCATGCAGCTGTTGGTAATGAACCTGGAGCGCAGGCTCCGGATTCTTATACTCAATTTTATTAGAGAGAATTTCGGGCTGATCAGGTTAGCTTATTGA
- a CDS encoding pentapeptide repeat-containing protein, with protein MRNDQFYATRPIFDNELEPATLARENITDEAMFSYVEVSDCTLDHVEADRITFKQVVFQKVMFTEAIFRYADLMNVRFQNCDLSNADFSEALLHRVEFIDCKLIGINLSEATLRDVTFENCNSQYAFFSYANCKQVSFLQCQFASADFKNCAFTKVEFPDSNLRQAQFNFTKLKGIDFTSCDIEGLGVNPADVNGAVVNAMQAVSLAGLLGLVIK; from the coding sequence ATGCGGAATGATCAATTCTATGCGACCCGCCCAATATTTGATAACGAACTGGAACCTGCCACGTTGGCAAGAGAGAATATCACGGATGAAGCAATGTTTTCCTACGTGGAAGTAAGCGACTGCACGCTCGATCATGTTGAAGCGGATCGTATCACGTTTAAACAAGTCGTCTTCCAAAAAGTCATGTTTACTGAAGCAATCTTCCGGTATGCCGACCTGATGAATGTCCGGTTCCAGAATTGTGATTTATCCAATGCTGATTTTAGTGAAGCCCTCCTGCATCGGGTCGAATTTATTGACTGTAAGCTGATAGGGATTAACTTGAGTGAAGCCACGCTGCGGGATGTGACCTTTGAAAACTGCAATAGCCAATATGCTTTTTTCAGTTATGCGAATTGTAAGCAGGTATCCTTTCTGCAATGCCAGTTCGCTTCCGCGGATTTTAAAAACTGTGCATTTACGAAAGTCGAGTTTCCGGATTCCAATCTCCGGCAGGCGCAATTCAATTTCACCAAGTTGAAAGGCATCGACTTCACCAGCTGTGATATTGAAGGGCTGGGTGTCAACCCTGCCGACGTGAACGGAGCTGTCGTCAATGCGATGCAGGCTGTTTCTCTGGCTGGTTTGCTCGGACTTGTTATCAAATAA
- a CDS encoding Crp/Fnr family transcriptional regulator: protein MEYSFEKEGLRSIPDTFYPVEKLKDFTHMGTVKTYAKGSTIVFPDDENYMLIYVLSGRISVSVLADEEKEKLIYYTGENGIICARMYHMDNDNIYIVATQKSKVCYFSEEQLSTIFSQDNAIIFEIIKSFISKVRFCTKQNLELTYYNPTNRILRLLHEVYLSNGILVGDSYEICINLSLKFISQITGAHYVTVCRVLGYLKKQKIVEKIKNKIIIYDPDKLQELSNDNFFYRNIY from the coding sequence ATGGAATATAGTTTTGAAAAAGAGGGGTTAAGGTCTATTCCAGATACTTTCTATCCAGTTGAAAAACTGAAAGATTTTACTCATATGGGGACAGTAAAAACCTATGCCAAAGGCAGTACGATTGTCTTTCCGGACGACGAGAATTATATGCTGATTTATGTGCTTTCTGGAAGGATAAGCGTTAGCGTGCTAGCGGATGAGGAAAAGGAGAAATTGATCTATTATACCGGTGAAAATGGAATTATTTGTGCTCGTATGTATCATATGGATAACGATAATATTTATATAGTTGCAACACAAAAAAGTAAAGTGTGTTATTTTTCTGAGGAGCAACTCAGTACAATATTTAGTCAAGATAACGCAATCATTTTTGAAATTATAAAAAGTTTTATTTCAAAGGTGCGTTTTTGTACGAAACAAAATTTGGAATTGACTTATTACAATCCAACCAATAGAATTTTAAGATTGCTGCATGAAGTTTATTTGAGTAACGGCATATTAGTAGGAGATTCTTATGAAATCTGTATAAATTTATCCTTGAAATTTATTTCGCAAATAACAGGAGCACATTATGTTACTGTCTGCAGAGTCTTAGGGTATTTAAAGAAACAAAAAATTGTGGAAAAAATAAAAAACAAAATTATTATTTATGATCCGGATAAATTACAAGAATTAAGCAATGATAACTTTTTTTATAGGAATATTTATTAA
- a CDS encoding Crp/Fnr family transcriptional regulator, which translates to MFSSILRSQRVSKTLIEAGEKEFYKKNTTIASPGEIIDKFYYILKGRVLCIEYSPEGNEKIEFILEDGSIFLESNLLFDVPAFTYFKAVEDSYIIHLSKNKLMELILNNLDISLFIMESLTKKFFSSMSRIEELLFHDVEWRICNLFISMAKSYGIETENMIKLGAAEQDVIFSIS; encoded by the coding sequence ATGTTTTCTAGCATCCTCAGATCACAAAGAGTGTCGAAGACTTTAATTGAAGCGGGAGAGAAAGAATTTTACAAAAAAAATACAACGATAGCTTCGCCAGGCGAAATCATTGACAAATTTTATTATATTTTAAAGGGAAGGGTATTATGTATAGAATACTCTCCTGAAGGTAACGAAAAAATAGAATTCATTCTTGAAGATGGAAGTATTTTCCTAGAGTCTAATCTGCTTTTCGATGTTCCGGCTTTTACATACTTCAAAGCAGTTGAAGATTCTTATATAATTCATCTATCCAAAAATAAACTTATGGAATTAATATTAAATAATCTGGATATATCATTATTTATTATGGAATCATTGACAAAGAAATTTTTTTCAAGCATGTCTCGAATAGAAGAATTACTCTTTCATGATGTTGAATGGAGAATATGCAATCTCTTTATATCAATGGCCAAATCTTATGGTATTGAAACAGAGAACATGATTAAATTGGGGGCTGCTGAACAGGATGTTATTTTCTCAATAAGCTAA